The genomic segment CTGCCGCCCATCGCCTGGCGCTGGTTCCGCTCGCTCATCACACCGCATCCTCTGGGGGGCTGCAACATGGGCGACAGCGCGGCGAACGGCGTGGTGACCCACAAGGGCGAGGTGTTCGGCTACCCGCGGCTCTACGTGGCCGACGGCGCCATCGTGCCGGAGGCCCTCGGCACCAACCCAGCCAAGACCATCGCTGCGCTCGCGGAGCGCAACGTCGAGCTGATGATGAACGACCACCCGCGCGGGAGACTGTGAGGACTGCCATGCTGGAGCGTCCACTCGAGATGGCCGTGCTCGGTGACTCGGTACTCTGGGGCTCCGGTCTCGAGGACGAGCAGAAGCTCTGGACCTTGGTGCGCCGGTGGCTCGAGGAGCACGGGGAAACCGTCCGCCTGCGCGTCCTCGCGCACTCGCTCGCCGTGATCGAGCCCGACCCCGTGAAGGACGCGGCGCCCCCGGTGTGGGGCGAGGTGCGCTACCGGTATCCGTCCATCACGTATCAGGCGCTGGACGATCCGCGGCTGGGCGATGATCCCACGGCCATCGGCCTCGTGCTGGTGGACGGCGGCATCAACGATCTCGGGCCCCTGAATCTCGTCAACCCGTGGCGCTCACCCCAGTGGGTGCGCGAGCAGGCCGCCGAGCACTGCGGGCGGAAGATGCGGAACCTCCTGCTGGGACTGCTCACCCGCCTGCCCGAGGCGCAGGTGGTGGTCACCGGCTATTTCCCCATCGTCTCTGCCCAGACCTGGTTCGTCCGCGCCCTTCCGTTCCGATCGCTCCGGCGGCGGCTGGTGGAGCTGTCGGAGACGTGGGCGGAGGCGTCCGACGCCTGGCTGCGCTGGGCGGTGGATCAGGCGAATCTCCACGGCTCGGGATCGCGGGTGCTCTACGCCCCCGTCGCGTTCCGGCCCGAGCACTGCTACGGCGCGCCCAATGCCCACGTCTGGAGCCTGTGGGAGGCGCTGACGGACCGGACTCCGGTGGGCCAGCGCCGCCGCTGCGAATGCCGCCGCCGCAAGCCGTGGGATCTCATCTGCCCGATCGACCGGGCCTTCCATCCCAACGACAAGGGCGCGCGCGCGTATGCCGACGCGGTCATCCACGCGCTCGCGGGGGTGCCGAGCGCCG from the Candidatus Methylomirabilota bacterium genome contains:
- a CDS encoding GMC oxidoreductase, with the protein product LPPIAWRWFRSLITPHPLGGCNMGDSAANGVVTHKGEVFGYPRLYVADGAIVPEALGTNPAKTIAALAERNVELMMNDHPRGRL